The Lucilia cuprina isolate Lc7/37 chromosome 5, ASM2204524v1, whole genome shotgun sequence genome includes a window with the following:
- the LOC111686310 gene encoding viral IAP-associated factor homolog: MQDPNEDTEWNDILRSKGILPQKQKEAEITEDQIQAMIDEAIEKRTDLHEGRSKNMEDMNLDELDELEDSEDEEVLERYRQQRIAEMRAFAEKSKFGTVREISGQDYVSEVTKAGEGIWVVLHLYANGVPLCALIHHHMQQLAVRFPQTKFLRSIATTCIPNFPEKNLPTIFVYHEGQMKKQFIGPLELRGEKLTLDELEFMLGQVGAVPTEIKEDPKPQIKDKMFADLENAADDFFSN; the protein is encoded by the exons atgcag gatCCCAATGAAGATACCGAATGGAATGATATTCTACGTTCCAAGGGCATTTTgcctcaaaaacaaaaagaagctGAAATTACCGAAGATCAAATACAGGCCATGATTGATGAGGCAATTGAAAAGCGCACCGATTTACATGAGGGACGTTCTAAAAATATGGAAGATATGAATTTAGATGAACTTGATGAATTGGAAGATTCTGAAGATGAGGAGGTTTTGGAACGTTATCGCCAACAACGTATAGCTGAAATGAGAGCTTTTGCCGAAAAGTCCAAATTTGGTACAGTACGTGAAATTTCCGGTCAAGATTATGTGAGTGAGGTAACCAAAGCCGGCGAAGGAATTTGGGTTGTTCTACATCTATATGCCAATGGTGTTCCATTGTGTGCACTCATCCACCATCATATGCAACAGTTGGCGGTGCGTTTTCCACAAACTAAATTCCTGCGTTCTATAGCCACTACTTGTATACCAAATTTCCCTGAAAAGAACCTGCCTACTATTTTCGTTTATCATGAGGGTCAAATGAAGAAACAGTTTATTGGCCCCCTCGAGTTGAGAGGTGAAAAATTGACTTTGGATGAGTTGGAATTTATGTTGGGTCAAGTTGGCGCTGTACCCACCGAGATTAAAGAAGATCCTAAGCCACAAATTAAAGATAAAATGTTTGCTGATTTAGAGAATGCAGCCGATGACTTTTTCTCCAACTag
- the LOC111686312 gene encoding tubulin polyglutamylase complex subunit 2 produces the protein MSKKSPEDAFYDNLLLGLNSTLTNVPRICNVTMEKRSPCEKSNVMTWEQRHGVYLPEDMKKFYLSTDGFLLHWSYQYAPNDIRRVGYIHFPHLVQITLLRENVEPIFQNNNENSSATSSSTSLSTLPTSSSTINTHLSAHHLNTNTTSTSSTSLNSLKDQWGNPLPLIGPKTKIFELNTVNEMAKVCLIYDSSSSNNPKIYLLELDSFKWIFLAENFSEYLRMAIAHLGLPYWELCFASCGLPSWTEQLFLLLAPHLLEKNEPRRARLINPAPEHPYNIVDPNIFRVKVKTNASKTSLNAKHKYEGKK, from the exons ATGTCGAAAAAGTCGCCAGAAGATGCTTTTTACGATAATCTACTGCTGGGACTTAACTCCACCCTAA CTAATGTTCCACGCATTTGTAATGTGACCATGGAAAAAAGATCACCCTGTGAAAAATCAAATGTCATGACTTGGGAACAGAGACATGGTGTTTATTTGCCCGAGGATATGAAGAAATTCTATTTATCTACCGATGGTTTTCTCCTACACTGGAGTTATCAATATGCTC CCAATGATATCAGACGTGTAGGCTATATACATTTTCCTCATTTGGTGCAAATTACTTTGTTGCGTGAAAATGTTGAgccaatttttcaaaacaataatgaaaactCCTCAGCCACTTCTTCGAGTACATCATTATCTACTCTTCCCACAAGCAGTTCTACCATAAATACTCATTTATCAGCTCATCATCTTAATACTAATACAACATCAACATCATCTACTTCCCTGAATTCTCTTAAAGATCAATGGGGCAATCCTTTGCCTTTGATAGGTcccaaaactaaaattttcgaATTAAATACTGTCAATGAAATGGCCAAAGTGTGTTTGATTTATGATTCATCTTCATCAAATAATCCTAAAATTTATCTATTGGAATTGGACTCTTTCAAATGGATATTTTTAGCCGAAAACTTTAGTGAATACTTGCGCATGGCTATAGCACATTTGGGTTTACCCTATTGGGAGTTATGTTTTGCCTCATGTGGTCTGCCCTCTTGGACGGag caattatttctATTGTTAGCTCCACATCTGTTAGAGAAAAATGAGCCACGTCGTGCTCGTTTAATAAATCCTGCTCCGGAACATCCTTATAATATAGTGGATCCTAATATATTTCGTGTTAAGGTCAAGACAAATGCGTCTAAAACAAGTTTGAATGCCAAACACAAATATGAGGGgaagaaataa